One part of the Streptomyces ferrugineus genome encodes these proteins:
- a CDS encoding D-alanine--poly(phosphoribitol) ligase produces MTHTTSESDTALIRLPRSLSPEQSARPALVGERTVTYGELQAGVAAVASGLLGVGALVGDRVAIWMDKQPRYAEAILGTLQAGCAYVPLDGGQPASRVRTILADCEPVALFTDRHHWELLAGLELPGSIRTIVVSEGPADEPAHTLPTAGGARALVENWAGFAAGAARHIVFLPAVDRDDLASILYTSGSTGTPKGVRISYRNLANFIRWARAELRVGPDDVFANHASFNFDLSTFDLFTALSAGARVWIVADDRTRDAAALAAGIREHGVTVWYSVPSVLHLLTASGALTPETARSLRYVLFAGEVFPIRQLRALTELLPAGTELYNLYGPTETNVCTYHRVSPEDLTRVEPVPIGRPVTGARVSVVDEDGRVLDGPNAFGELVVEGDCVTPGYWRRETEPAAADHWQGRHATGDLVSYEQGELVYRGRKDRMVKLSGYRVELGEIEAAVLRHPDISSAAVVVDTQSADRRIALYYTLRTAGRGPGLIEIKRHCARYLPRYMLPHTATRLDALPRNANGKTDYRRLCETAGAARPARALPGK; encoded by the coding sequence ATGACGCACACGACGAGCGAGTCCGACACAGCGTTGATCCGTTTGCCACGGTCCCTCTCACCGGAGCAGTCGGCCCGCCCCGCCCTCGTGGGGGAGCGGACGGTGACCTACGGCGAGCTGCAGGCGGGCGTCGCCGCTGTGGCCTCGGGGCTCCTCGGCGTCGGTGCCCTGGTCGGCGACCGCGTGGCGATCTGGATGGACAAGCAGCCCCGCTACGCCGAGGCGATCCTCGGCACCCTGCAGGCGGGATGCGCCTACGTTCCCCTCGACGGCGGCCAGCCGGCGAGCCGGGTCCGCACCATCCTCGCCGACTGCGAACCGGTCGCCCTCTTCACCGACCGCCACCACTGGGAGCTGCTGGCCGGCCTCGAACTGCCGGGCTCGATCAGGACGATCGTCGTGTCGGAGGGCCCGGCCGACGAGCCAGCGCACACCCTGCCCACGGCGGGCGGCGCCCGGGCCCTGGTGGAGAACTGGGCGGGCTTCGCCGCCGGCGCCGCGCGGCACATCGTGTTCCTGCCCGCCGTGGACCGCGACGACCTCGCCTCGATCCTCTACACCTCCGGATCGACAGGCACGCCCAAGGGCGTCCGTATCAGCTACCGCAACCTGGCGAACTTCATCCGGTGGGCGCGTGCCGAGCTGCGCGTGGGCCCGGACGACGTCTTCGCCAACCACGCCTCGTTCAACTTCGACCTGTCCACCTTCGACCTGTTCACCGCGCTGTCGGCCGGCGCTCGCGTCTGGATCGTCGCCGACGACCGGACGCGCGATGCCGCCGCGCTCGCCGCGGGCATCCGCGAGCACGGCGTCACCGTGTGGTACTCCGTGCCGTCGGTGCTGCACCTGCTCACCGCGTCCGGAGCGCTCACGCCCGAGACCGCCCGCAGCCTGCGCTACGTCCTGTTCGCCGGCGAAGTCTTCCCGATCCGGCAACTGCGGGCGCTGACCGAGCTGTTGCCGGCCGGAACGGAGCTGTACAACCTGTACGGCCCCACGGAGACCAACGTCTGCACCTACCACCGCGTCAGCCCCGAGGACCTGACACGTGTCGAACCCGTGCCGATCGGCCGACCGGTCACCGGCGCCCGGGTGTCCGTCGTCGACGAGGACGGGCGGGTGCTCGACGGGCCGAACGCCTTCGGTGAGCTGGTCGTGGAAGGCGACTGCGTCACGCCCGGATACTGGCGCCGGGAGACGGAGCCCGCGGCGGCGGACCACTGGCAGGGCCGCCATGCCACCGGTGACCTCGTCAGCTACGAACAGGGCGAACTCGTCTACCGGGGCCGCAAGGACCGCATGGTCAAACTCTCCGGCTACCGCGTCGAACTGGGGGAGATCGAAGCCGCCGTGCTCCGGCACCCCGACATCTCCTCCGCCGCCGTGGTCGTCGACACGCAGAGCGCCGACCGGCGCATCGCCCTCTACTACACGCTGCGGACCGCCGGCCGGGGACCGGGCCTCATCGAGATCAAGCGGCACTGCGCGCGGTACCTGCCCCGCTACATGCTCCCGCACACGGCGACCCGCCTGGACGCGCTGCCGCGCAACGCCAACGGCAAGACGGACTACCGCCGGCTGTGCGAAACCGCCGGCGCGGCCCGGCCTGCGCGGGCCCTGCCCGGAAAGTGA
- a CDS encoding type I polyketide synthase: protein MNQGPSGTPRRGEEPRTVAGLLRHHCEQRPDALAYRFLTGAGGDGESLTYRELDLRVRTVAALLQRENLAGKPVLLLHPPGLDYIAGFLGCLYAGAIAVPAYPPDTRRFGHTMPRLAAIARDARATHALTTGEISRFVADRHDELAALGLGGLRWLVSGGPDTTDADDWRAPGPEGQATAFLQYTSGSTSSPKGVMVGDDNLMHNLRAIHRRLRHDADSAMVSWLPPYHDMGLIGGILTPLYGGFPAHLMAPMSFVRQPLLWLETLSRTRASTSVAPNFGFEHSVRRITDEQCEGLDLSHWRLALNGAEPVRADTLRRFTDRFASRGFRESALLPCYGLAEATLMVTGVPADVAPTVGTFASRALGDGTVQPVAGTDDVRVTEVVGCGPAVDGVDVAIVDPSTRRRITTRDRIGEIWIAGGNVAHGYWRRPEATDEAFRARIEGEGDTPHLRTGDLGFLRDGDLYVVGRTKDVVIVQGRNHYPHDIELTAEQTDECLRTGSGAVFSVEVDGAEEMVVAYEVEGRRVANAPALLARLRTAIAEAHDVTPHAVLLLKRSTLHKTTSGKIQRQASKRDFLDLRLTPIAASVTRDTEVPASGGPLTGLPADRRRRLVIDSVTEALTGVAPADDAPDITDWTFAELDLDHPTLLTTVRELERRLGTAIPFGELLVRPRVDTLIALFLGERPGAGTAPHGPEALEGWLIQRIADRLGLPRAAVDPTKPLASLGLDSKQAVEIVTELGSVTGREVTTGAAFDHPTVRAIAHHLGADHAPAAADDAHFAEGHRADAPVGDASLDEAREPATPAAVGGGADEPIAIVGVGCRFPGAPDADSFWRLLVDGRDAITEVPRGRWDADRVNAPAYGGFLDRVDEFDALFFGMSAREAIRTDPQQRLLLEVAWQTLDDAGLDPGRLAGSATGVFVGISSHDYSELQMGRLEAIDVHGATGNAHSMAANRLSYTLDLHGPSLAVDTACSSSLLAVHLACDSLRRKECTAALVGGVNLMVTPGLSVAFAAGNMLSPQGRCRTFDDSANGYARGEGAGLVLLKPLSAALADGDRIHAVIRGSATGHGGRSNGLTAPKGSAQRAVCERALDQAGLAPGEIHYVEAHGTGTALGDPVEWEALAAVYGRDRTEGEPCLVGSVKTNIGHLEAAAGIAGLIKAAHVVRHRQVPPTLHLRTVNRRLVRDAALDVPTRLTSLPEGTVARAAVSSFGFGGANAHLILEAAPEPTRGETVPPKRPVHALCLSAHTPTALTALAQKWRTHLAARPDAAIADLCHTANTGRPRLGHRAVVTGGSAEALDTALDALVRGEASTAVVRDRPRSGPAPKTAFLFSGQGTQYTGMGKGFYDTHGGFARTIDRADGVLRPYLGVPLPDLLFAEGGGARLGSTRYCQPALVALEVALAEVWMSLGVRPAALLGHSIGAYGAACVAGVMSLEDALTLAAVRGRHMDEQPGDGAMIACVGAADVIHSVADAFASISVAAVNAPGHLVLSGAREEIDEAGSLLQNRTVVVRPLAVSHAFHSALMAGAAGPLREAARAVRFAEPRIPWVFDGTGEQITGRIGADDLAEHMLGTVRFADGFATLRRLGCDTFIEIGPHPTLLNLARTTTSPDSENPMLWLPSLRRGGPVGSSDWETLLQSLGRLHCAGGEVDWAALDEGHRRARVSVPHTVFERQPYWFTSPTQEAPEMQNPATEATEATEATEATEATDAIVRDERRDAAERTATRPAATTAPDVRQVILDHVARVCSFSVDQISLDAHLGRDLGFDSLMRTELERALARQYPGCLERHRESLSDDPSVRELADLLGPEAAPDVASGEPVPEPRRERTVRQEREFEEWPEFAELQGRLRQARSSGANPYGRIHEGHNAGRATVDGRTVLNFASFNYLALSHHPRVRQAAQEAIDRYGTSSSATPLLFGETPLHHELDAEIASFLGTEDAIVFAGGHATNVATIGHILGPEDLVLHDEWIHDSAVRGSILSGARRRPFPHNDWRALDSMLGSLRAQHRRALVLIEGAYSQDGDIPDLLRFIEVKRRHGAMLMIDEAHSIGVLGRTGRGIGEYFGIDRRDVDLWMGTLSKALGSLGGYIAARGPLIEYLRFTAPLHIFSTGISPANTAAALEAIRVVKDDPQRVARVRRLAEHFRDEARARGLDIGVSRASAVIPVIIGDWEKTMALSNTLLERGVNVMPIGYPAVARDECRLRFFINADHSEEDLEHSLDILGRAMADHATEKPPTASEAAERTALGVTASEALPEAAAQHPHVPVPDSGADVLVAGASGFIGGHLARRLAEHGHRVRVLVRDGSDRSAFDGVDVEIATGDLGDPDSLRRATAGVRHVYNCTGMSADWGPWEEFRSINVDGSRRLVEAAHHAGTVERFLHVSTTDVYGYPARPCDESAQPRDIGLPYNRSKVLGERAVREAAERAGLPLTVVRPVSVYGPRSKDFVIEIATLLLTRQMVYIRRGDVPAGLVYVGNLVDGMIAACTSETAAGRAYNLRDPDLTTWREYVEALAHGLGVRPPAFSLPTPLARGVATASEKIYGALGVKARPVLTRHAVHLFDRDQSYAIDRARDDFGFKSEVGFQEGMDLTLAWLNSPEGRKHVPR, encoded by the coding sequence ATGAACCAAGGCCCGAGTGGCACTCCCCGCCGGGGTGAGGAACCGAGGACAGTTGCCGGGCTCCTGCGACACCACTGCGAACAGCGCCCGGACGCCCTCGCGTACCGCTTTCTCACCGGCGCCGGCGGCGACGGCGAGTCGCTCACCTACCGTGAACTCGATCTGCGCGTCAGGACGGTGGCCGCCCTCCTGCAGCGCGAGAACCTGGCTGGCAAGCCGGTCCTGCTGCTCCACCCGCCGGGGCTCGACTACATCGCCGGATTCCTCGGCTGCCTGTACGCGGGAGCCATCGCCGTACCGGCATACCCACCGGACACCCGGCGGTTCGGCCACACCATGCCCCGTCTCGCCGCGATCGCCCGGGACGCAAGGGCCACCCACGCGCTGACGACCGGGGAGATCTCCCGCTTCGTGGCCGACCGGCACGACGAACTCGCCGCGCTCGGCCTGGGCGGCCTGCGCTGGCTGGTGAGCGGCGGACCCGACACCACCGACGCCGACGACTGGCGCGCCCCGGGGCCCGAGGGGCAGGCGACGGCCTTCCTCCAGTACACCTCGGGCTCGACGTCGTCCCCCAAAGGCGTCATGGTCGGCGACGACAACCTGATGCACAACCTCCGCGCGATCCACCGGCGACTGCGGCACGACGCCGACTCGGCCATGGTCTCCTGGCTGCCGCCGTACCACGACATGGGCCTCATCGGCGGCATCCTGACCCCGCTGTACGGGGGGTTCCCCGCACACCTGATGGCGCCCATGTCCTTCGTACGGCAGCCGCTGCTGTGGCTGGAGACACTGTCCCGCACCCGGGCCTCCACCAGCGTCGCGCCCAACTTCGGCTTCGAGCACAGCGTCCGGAGGATCACGGACGAGCAGTGCGAGGGCCTGGACCTGAGCCACTGGCGGCTGGCGCTGAACGGCGCCGAGCCGGTGCGCGCCGACACACTGCGGCGCTTCACCGACCGCTTCGCGTCCCGCGGCTTCCGGGAAAGCGCCCTCCTGCCCTGCTACGGCCTCGCAGAGGCGACGCTGATGGTGACCGGCGTGCCGGCCGACGTGGCGCCCACCGTCGGCACCTTCGCGTCCCGGGCCCTGGGGGACGGCACCGTCCAGCCCGTGGCCGGGACGGATGACGTTCGGGTGACCGAGGTCGTCGGATGCGGCCCGGCTGTCGACGGCGTGGACGTCGCGATCGTCGACCCGAGCACGCGGCGACGGATCACGACGCGGGACCGGATCGGGGAGATCTGGATCGCCGGGGGCAACGTCGCCCACGGCTACTGGCGTCGGCCCGAGGCCACCGACGAGGCCTTCCGGGCCCGTATCGAGGGCGAGGGCGACACACCCCATCTGCGCACCGGCGACCTGGGCTTCCTGCGCGACGGCGACCTGTATGTCGTCGGCCGCACCAAGGACGTCGTCATCGTGCAGGGCCGCAATCACTACCCGCACGACATCGAGCTGACCGCGGAGCAGACCGACGAGTGTCTCCGTACGGGCAGTGGTGCCGTGTTCTCGGTGGAGGTGGACGGCGCCGAGGAGATGGTCGTCGCCTACGAGGTCGAGGGCCGGCGCGTCGCGAACGCGCCTGCGCTGCTGGCCCGGCTGCGCACCGCCATCGCCGAGGCGCACGACGTCACACCGCACGCCGTCCTCCTGCTCAAGCGGTCGACCTTGCACAAGACGACCAGCGGCAAGATCCAGCGCCAGGCGTCCAAGCGGGACTTCCTCGATCTCAGGCTCACCCCGATCGCGGCCAGTGTCACACGGGACACCGAGGTGCCCGCTTCCGGCGGGCCGCTCACCGGGTTGCCCGCCGACCGGCGCAGGCGACTGGTGATCGACTCGGTGACCGAGGCACTGACCGGAGTCGCCCCGGCGGACGACGCCCCGGACATCACCGACTGGACGTTCGCCGAGCTGGATCTCGACCACCCGACGCTCCTGACGACCGTGCGCGAGCTGGAGCGGCGGCTCGGCACCGCGATCCCGTTCGGCGAACTGCTCGTGCGGCCACGGGTCGACACGCTGATCGCCCTCTTCCTCGGCGAACGGCCCGGGGCGGGCACGGCGCCGCACGGGCCCGAGGCCCTCGAGGGCTGGCTCATCCAGCGGATCGCGGACCGTCTGGGACTGCCGAGGGCGGCGGTCGACCCCACCAAGCCGCTGGCGTCCTTGGGACTGGATTCGAAGCAGGCCGTGGAGATCGTGACCGAACTCGGCTCGGTGACGGGGCGTGAGGTCACCACCGGCGCGGCCTTCGACCACCCGACGGTGCGCGCCATCGCCCATCACCTCGGCGCCGACCACGCGCCCGCGGCGGCAGATGACGCGCACTTTGCCGAGGGGCACCGCGCGGACGCCCCGGTCGGGGACGCGTCCCTCGACGAGGCCCGGGAACCGGCCACGCCCGCGGCCGTGGGCGGCGGCGCGGACGAGCCCATCGCGATCGTCGGTGTCGGCTGCCGCTTCCCCGGGGCGCCCGACGCGGACAGCTTCTGGCGGCTCCTCGTGGACGGCCGCGACGCGATCACCGAGGTGCCCCGCGGCCGCTGGGACGCCGATCGGGTCAACGCCCCGGCATACGGCGGCTTCCTCGACCGCGTCGACGAGTTCGACGCCCTCTTCTTCGGCATGTCGGCGAGGGAGGCCATCCGCACGGACCCGCAGCAGCGGCTGCTCCTCGAAGTCGCCTGGCAGACCCTGGACGACGCCGGCCTCGATCCGGGCCGGCTCGCCGGCAGCGCCACCGGAGTCTTCGTCGGCATCAGCAGCCACGACTACTCCGAACTGCAGATGGGCCGACTGGAGGCCATCGACGTCCACGGCGCCACCGGCAACGCCCACTCCATGGCCGCGAACAGGCTGTCGTACACGCTCGACCTGCACGGGCCGAGCCTCGCCGTCGACACGGCGTGCTCGTCGTCCCTGCTGGCCGTCCACCTCGCCTGTGACAGCCTGCGCCGCAAGGAGTGCACGGCGGCGCTCGTAGGCGGTGTGAACCTCATGGTCACGCCGGGTCTCTCCGTGGCCTTCGCCGCGGGCAACATGCTGTCGCCACAGGGCCGTTGCCGCACCTTCGACGACTCCGCCAACGGCTATGCGCGCGGTGAGGGCGCGGGCCTCGTCCTGCTGAAGCCCCTCTCCGCCGCACTCGCCGACGGCGACCGGATCCACGCCGTGATCCGGGGCTCGGCGACGGGACACGGCGGCCGGAGCAACGGTCTGACGGCTCCGAAGGGTTCGGCGCAGCGTGCCGTCTGCGAACGGGCCCTGGACCAGGCCGGCCTGGCCCCCGGTGAGATCCACTACGTCGAGGCCCACGGCACCGGGACCGCGCTCGGTGACCCCGTCGAGTGGGAGGCACTGGCCGCCGTCTACGGCCGGGACCGTACGGAGGGCGAGCCCTGCCTCGTCGGATCCGTCAAGACCAACATCGGTCACCTGGAAGCGGCCGCGGGCATCGCCGGCCTGATCAAGGCGGCCCACGTCGTGCGCCACCGCCAGGTACCACCGACCCTGCACCTGCGCACCGTGAACCGCCGTCTGGTGCGCGACGCGGCGCTCGACGTGCCGACGCGACTCACGAGCCTTCCGGAAGGAACCGTCGCACGGGCCGCCGTCAGCTCCTTCGGGTTCGGCGGCGCCAACGCGCACCTGATCCTCGAGGCGGCCCCCGAGCCGACCCGGGGCGAGACGGTTCCACCCAAGCGCCCGGTGCACGCGTTGTGCCTCTCGGCCCACACCCCGACCGCCCTCACCGCCCTGGCCCAGAAGTGGCGCACCCACCTGGCCGCCCGTCCGGACGCGGCCATCGCCGACCTGTGCCACACGGCGAACACGGGCCGCCCCCGCCTCGGCCACCGGGCAGTCGTCACCGGCGGCTCCGCCGAAGCACTGGACACCGCACTCGACGCCCTGGTCCGCGGCGAGGCGTCGACCGCCGTGGTCCGCGACCGGCCCCGCTCCGGCCCGGCACCGAAGACGGCCTTCCTCTTCAGCGGCCAGGGCACCCAGTACACCGGCATGGGCAAGGGCTTCTACGACACCCACGGCGGCTTCGCCCGCACCATCGACCGCGCGGACGGCGTGCTGCGTCCCTACCTCGGTGTGCCGCTGCCGGACCTGCTCTTCGCCGAGGGCGGCGGAGCCCGGCTGGGCAGCACCCGCTACTGCCAACCCGCCCTGGTGGCGCTGGAGGTGGCCCTCGCCGAGGTGTGGATGTCGCTGGGCGTGCGGCCGGCCGCGCTGCTCGGCCACAGCATCGGGGCGTACGGCGCCGCGTGTGTGGCCGGAGTGATGTCGCTGGAGGACGCGCTGACGCTGGCGGCCGTACGCGGTCGGCACATGGACGAACAGCCGGGCGACGGCGCGATGATCGCGTGCGTCGGAGCCGCGGACGTGATCCACTCTGTGGCCGACGCGTTCGCCTCCATCTCGGTGGCCGCCGTCAACGCTCCCGGCCACCTGGTCCTCTCCGGGGCCCGGGAGGAGATCGACGAAGCCGGGTCCCTGCTCCAGAACCGGACCGTCGTGGTGCGGCCACTGGCGGTCTCGCACGCCTTCCACTCCGCGCTGATGGCCGGCGCTGCGGGGCCGCTGCGGGAGGCGGCCCGTGCCGTGAGGTTCGCGGAGCCGCGCATCCCGTGGGTCTTCGACGGCACCGGCGAGCAGATCACCGGACGCATCGGCGCCGACGACCTGGCGGAGCACATGCTCGGCACGGTCCGCTTCGCCGACGGATTCGCGACGCTGCGGCGCCTGGGCTGTGACACGTTCATCGAGATCGGCCCACACCCCACCCTGCTCAATCTGGCACGCACGACGACGTCCCCGGACAGCGAGAACCCGATGCTGTGGCTTCCCTCGCTGCGCAGGGGCGGTCCGGTGGGCAGCTCCGACTGGGAGACCCTCCTGCAGTCGCTCGGCCGCCTCCACTGCGCCGGCGGCGAGGTGGACTGGGCGGCGCTCGACGAGGGGCACCGGCGAGCCCGTGTGTCCGTACCGCACACGGTCTTCGAGCGACAGCCGTACTGGTTCACGTCGCCCACGCAGGAGGCCCCGGAGATGCAGAATCCCGCGACTGAAGCGACTGAAGCGACTGAAGCGACTGAAGCGACTGAAGCGACCGACGCGATCGTGCGGGACGAGCGCCGTGACGCCGCAGAGCGGACGGCGACGCGTCCGGCCGCCACCACCGCGCCGGACGTTCGCCAGGTGATCCTCGACCACGTCGCACGGGTGTGCTCCTTCTCCGTCGACCAGATCTCGCTCGACGCGCACCTGGGCAGGGACCTCGGTTTCGACTCCCTGATGCGTACCGAACTGGAGCGGGCGCTGGCCCGCCAGTACCCCGGATGCCTGGAGAGGCACCGGGAGTCGCTGTCCGACGACCCCAGCGTCCGGGAGCTGGCGGACCTGCTCGGCCCGGAGGCGGCACCGGACGTCGCGAGCGGTGAACCCGTGCCTGAACCCCGCCGAGAACGCACGGTCCGGCAGGAGCGGGAGTTCGAGGAGTGGCCCGAGTTCGCGGAGCTGCAGGGCAGGCTGCGCCAGGCCAGGTCGAGCGGCGCCAACCCGTACGGCCGTATCCACGAGGGGCACAACGCGGGGCGCGCCACCGTCGACGGCCGTACCGTGCTGAACTTCGCGTCCTTCAACTACCTCGCGCTGTCCCATCACCCGCGCGTGCGCCAGGCGGCGCAGGAGGCCATCGACCGCTACGGCACGTCCAGTTCGGCGACGCCGCTGCTGTTCGGCGAGACGCCGCTGCACCACGAACTGGATGCCGAGATCGCCTCCTTCCTCGGCACGGAGGACGCGATCGTCTTCGCCGGGGGCCATGCCACCAACGTGGCGACGATCGGCCACATCCTCGGCCCCGAGGACCTGGTTCTGCACGACGAGTGGATCCACGACAGCGCCGTACGCGGCTCCATCCTGTCCGGAGCGCGGCGCAGGCCGTTCCCGCACAACGACTGGCGGGCCCTGGACTCGATGCTGGGTTCACTGCGCGCGCAGCACCGCCGGGCACTGGTGCTCATCGAGGGCGCCTACAGCCAGGACGGCGACATCCCCGACCTGCTCCGGTTCATCGAGGTCAAGCGGCGCCACGGCGCGATGCTGATGATCGACGAGGCCCACTCCATCGGTGTACTGGGCCGCACGGGCCGGGGCATCGGCGAGTACTTCGGCATCGACCGCCGCGACGTCGACCTGTGGATGGGCACGCTCAGCAAGGCCCTCGGCAGCCTCGGCGGCTACATCGCCGCCCGCGGCCCGCTCATCGAGTACCTCAGGTTCACCGCGCCCCTGCACATCTTCAGCACGGGAATCTCGCCGGCGAACACGGCCGCGGCCCTGGAGGCGATCCGGGTCGTCAAGGACGATCCGCAGCGGGTGGCCCGGGTACGGCGCCTGGCCGAGCACTTCCGCGACGAGGCCCGGGCCCGCGGCCTCGACATCGGCGTCTCCCGCGCGTCCGCGGTGATCCCCGTCATCATCGGCGACTGGGAGAAGACGATGGCGCTGTCCAACACCCTGCTGGAGCGGGGCGTGAACGTGATGCCCATCGGCTACCCCGCCGTCGCTCGCGACGAGTGCCGCCTGCGCTTCTTCATCAACGCCGACCACAGCGAAGAAGACCTGGAACATTCCCTCGACATCCTGGGGCGTGCCATGGCAGACCACGCGACCGAGAAGCCCCCCACGGCCTCCGAGGCGGCGGAGCGGACCGCACTCGGCGTGACCGCGTCCGAAGCCCTGCCGGAGGCCGCTGCGCAACACCCGCATGTCCCTGTGCCCGACTCCGGCGCGGACGTGCTGGTCGCGGGCGCGAGCGGCTTCATCGGAGGGCACCTGGCCCGGCGGCTGGCCGAACACGGCCACCGCGTACGGGTGCTGGTCCGCGACGGCAGCGACCGCTCCGCCTTCGACGGCGTCGACGTCGAGATCGCCACCGGTGACCTCGGCGACCCCGACAGCCTGCGCCGTGCCACGGCCGGCGTACGGCACGTCTACAACTGCACCGGGATGTCCGCCGACTGGGGCCCCTGGGAGGAGTTCCGGAGCATCAACGTCGACGGCAGCCGCCGCCTCGTCGAGGCCGCGCACCACGCGGGAACCGTCGAACGCTTCCTGCATGTCAGTACCACCGACGTCTACGGCTACCCGGCCAGGCCCTGCGACGAGTCCGCCCAACCGCGGGACATCGGGCTGCCGTACAACCGCAGCAAGGTGCTGGGCGAGCGCGCCGTGCGGGAGGCGGCCGAGCGAGCCGGACTGCCACTGACCGTCGTGCGGCCGGTCTCGGTCTACGGGCCGCGCAGCAAGGACTTCGTGATCGAGATCGCGACCCTCCTGCTGACCAGGCAGATGGTCTACATCCGCCGGGGTGACGTTCCGGCCGGACTCGTCTACGTGGGCAACCTCGTCGACGGCATGATCGCCGCCTGCACCTCCGAGACCGCTGCCGGCCGGGCGTACAACCTGCGCGACCCCGATCTGACGACCTGGCGCGAGTACGTGGAGGCACTGGCGCACGGCCTGGGCGTCCGGCCGCCGGCCTTCAGCCTGCCGACGCCGCTGGCGCGCGGCGTGGCCACGGCGTCCGAGAAGATCTACGGCGCCCTGGGGGTCAAGGCCCGCCCGGTCCTCACCCGGCACGCCGTCCATCTCTTCGACCGGGACCAGTCCTACGCCATCGACCGCGCCCGGGACGACTTCGGCTTCAAGAGCGAGGTCGGCTTCCAGGAAGGCATGGACCTCACCCTGGCCTGGCTGAACTCGCCCGAGGGCCGCAAGCACGTCCCCCGCTGA